One stretch of Vulpes lagopus strain Blue_001 chromosome 12, ASM1834538v1, whole genome shotgun sequence DNA includes these proteins:
- the SOCS7 gene encoding suppressor of cytokine signaling 7 isoform X1 encodes MQGAELRDGEAAAAAASYRVLSRLLGYGEAAPEPGPPPPPPGHGPAPPPFLARPGPRGSRPPQLMVFRNVGRPPEEEDAEAAPEPGPSELLCPRHRCALDPKALPPGLALERTWGPAAGLEAQLAALGLGQPAGPGVKTVGAGCCPCPCPCPCPPQPPPPQPQPPAAAPQAGEDPTETSDALLVLEGLESEAESLETNSCSEEELSSPGRGGGGGGRLLLQPPGPELPPVPFPMQDLVPGRLGRGEQQQPPPPPPPPGPLRPLAGPSRKGSLKIRLSRLFRTKSCNGGSSSGDGAGKRPSGELAASAASLTDMGGSAGRELDAGRKPRLTRTQSAFSPVSFSPLFTGETVSLVDVDISQRGLTSPHPPTPPPPPRRSLSLLDDISGTLPTSVLVAPMGSSLQSFPLPPPPPPHAPDAFPRIAPIRAAESLHSQPPQHLQCPLYRPDSSSFAASLRELEKCGWYWGPMNWEDAEMKLKGKPDGSFLVRDSSDPRYILSLSFRSQGITHHTRMEHYRGTFSLWCHPKFEDRCQSVVEFIKRAIMHSKNGKFLYFLRSRVPGLPPTPVQLLYPVSRFSNVKSLQHLCRFRIRQLVRIDHIPDLPLPKPLISYIRKFYYYDPQEEVYLSLKEAQLISKQKQEVEPST; translated from the exons aTGCAGGGGGCCGAGCTCCGGGAtggcgaggcggcggcggcggccgcttCGTACCGCGTCCTGAGCCGCCTGCTCGGCTATGGAGAGGCGGCCCCCGAGCcaggcccgccgccgccgcccccgggccaTGGCCCCGCTCCGCCCCCCTTCCTCGCGCGGCCGGGCCCGCGGGGCTCCCGGCCGCCGCAGCTGATGGTGTTCCGCAACGTGGGTCGGCCGCCGGAGGAGGAGGACGCGGAGGCGGCCCCGGAGCCGGGACCCTCGGAACTGCTGTGTCCCCGGCACCGCTGTGCCCTGGACCCCAAGGCCCTGCCGCCGGGCTTGGCGCTCGAGCGGACCTGGGGCCCGGCGGCTGGACTGGAGGCGCAGTTGGCGGCGCTGGGGCTCGGGCagccggcggggccgggggtcAAGACGGTCGGCGCGGGTTGCTGCCCGTGCCCGTGCCCGTGCCCGTGCCCCCCGCAGCCGCCCCCTCCGCAGCCCCAGCCGCCTGCTGCCGCCCCGCAGGCCGGGGAGGACCCCACGGAAACGAGCGACGCGCTGCTGGTCCTGGAGGGCTTGGAGTCGGAGGCCGAAAGCCTGGAGACTAACAGCTGCTCCGAAGAGGAGCTCAGCAGCCCGGGCCgcggaggaggagggggcggccGGCTTCTGCTGCAGCCCCCGGGTCCGGAATTACCCCCGGTGCCcttcccgatgcaggacttggttCCAGGGCGCTTGGGTAGAGGGGAGCAGCAGcaaccgcccccgcccccgcctcctcccGGGCCCCTCCGGCCACTGGCGGGCCCTTCTCGGAAGGGCTCCCTCAAAATCCGCCTCAGTCGCCTCTTTCGCACTAAGAGCTGCAACGGCGGCTCCAGCAGTGGGGATGGGGCCGGCAAGAGGCCTtctggagagctggctgcttcAGCTGCGAGCCTGACGGACATGGGAGGCTCTGCGGGCCGGGAGCTGGACGCGGGCAG GAAACCCAGGTTGACAAGAACTCAAAGTGCCTTTTCTCCGGTCTCCTTCAGCCCCCTGTTCACAG GTGAAACTGTGTCGCTTGTGGATGTGGACATCTCTCAGCGGGGCCTGACCTCTCCACACCCTCCaactccccctcctcctccaagaaGAAGCCTCAGCCTCCTAG ATGATATCAGTGGGACGCTGCCTACATCTGTCCTTGTGGCTCCGATGGGGTCTTCCCTGCAGTCTTTTCCCCTACCTCCGCCTCCTCCACCCCATGCCCCAG ATGCGTTTCCCCGGATTGCTCCCATCCGAGCAGCTGAATCCCTGCACAGCCAGCCCCCCCAGCATCTCCAGTGTCCGCTCTACCGGCCCGACTCAAGCAGCTTTGCAGCCAGCCTTCGAGAGTTGGAGAAG TGTGGTTGGTACTGGGGACCAATGAACTGGGAAGATGCAGAGATGAAGCTGAAAGGGAAGCCAGATGGCTCTTTCCTGGTACGAGATAGCTCTGATCCTCGTTAcatcctgagcctcagtttccggTCACAGGGTATCACCCACCACACGAGAATGGAGCACTACAGAG GAACTTTCAGCCTGTGGTGTCATCCCAAGTTTGAGGACCGCTGTCAATCAGTGGTGGAGTTCATTAAGAGAGCCATCATGCACTCCAAGAATGGGAAGTTTCTCTATTTCTTGAGATCCAGGGTTCCAG GACTACCACCAACTCCAGTCCAGCTGCTCTATCCAGTGTCTAGATTCAGCAATGTCAAATCCCTCCAGCACCTTTGCAGATTCCGAATCCGACAGCTCGTCCGGATAGATCACATCCCGGATCTCCCACTGCCTAA ACCTCTGATCTCTTATATCCGAAAGTTCTACTACTATGATCCTCAGGAAGAGGTATACCTGTCTCTAAAGGAAGCGCAGCTCATTTCCAAACAGAAGCAAGAGGTTGAACCCTCCACGTAG
- the SOCS7 gene encoding suppressor of cytokine signaling 7 isoform X2: MQGAELRDGEAAAAAASYRVLSRLLGYGEAAPEPGPPPPPPGHGPAPPPFLARPGPRGSRPPQLMVFRNVGRPPEEEDAEAAPEPGPSELLCPRHRCALDPKALPPGLALERTWGPAAGLEAQLAALGLGQPAGPGVKTVGAGCCPCPCPCPCPPQPPPPQPQPPAAAPQAGEDPTETSDALLVLEGLESEAESLETNSCSEEELSSPGRGGGGGGRLLLQPPGPELPPVPFPMQDLVPGRLGRGEQQQPPPPPPPPGPLRPLAGPSRKGSLKIRLSRLFRTKSCNGGSSSGDGAGKRPSGELAASAASLTDMGGSAGRELDAGRKPRLTRTQSAFSPVSFSPLFTGETVSLVDVDISQRGLTSPHPPTPPPPPRRSLSLLDAFPRIAPIRAAESLHSQPPQHLQCPLYRPDSSSFAASLRELEKCGWYWGPMNWEDAEMKLKGKPDGSFLVRDSSDPRYILSLSFRSQGITHHTRMEHYRGTFSLWCHPKFEDRCQSVVEFIKRAIMHSKNGKFLYFLRSRVPGLPPTPVQLLYPVSRFSNVKSLQHLCRFRIRQLVRIDHIPDLPLPKPLISYIRKFYYYDPQEEVYLSLKEAQLISKQKQEVEPST; encoded by the exons aTGCAGGGGGCCGAGCTCCGGGAtggcgaggcggcggcggcggccgcttCGTACCGCGTCCTGAGCCGCCTGCTCGGCTATGGAGAGGCGGCCCCCGAGCcaggcccgccgccgccgcccccgggccaTGGCCCCGCTCCGCCCCCCTTCCTCGCGCGGCCGGGCCCGCGGGGCTCCCGGCCGCCGCAGCTGATGGTGTTCCGCAACGTGGGTCGGCCGCCGGAGGAGGAGGACGCGGAGGCGGCCCCGGAGCCGGGACCCTCGGAACTGCTGTGTCCCCGGCACCGCTGTGCCCTGGACCCCAAGGCCCTGCCGCCGGGCTTGGCGCTCGAGCGGACCTGGGGCCCGGCGGCTGGACTGGAGGCGCAGTTGGCGGCGCTGGGGCTCGGGCagccggcggggccgggggtcAAGACGGTCGGCGCGGGTTGCTGCCCGTGCCCGTGCCCGTGCCCGTGCCCCCCGCAGCCGCCCCCTCCGCAGCCCCAGCCGCCTGCTGCCGCCCCGCAGGCCGGGGAGGACCCCACGGAAACGAGCGACGCGCTGCTGGTCCTGGAGGGCTTGGAGTCGGAGGCCGAAAGCCTGGAGACTAACAGCTGCTCCGAAGAGGAGCTCAGCAGCCCGGGCCgcggaggaggagggggcggccGGCTTCTGCTGCAGCCCCCGGGTCCGGAATTACCCCCGGTGCCcttcccgatgcaggacttggttCCAGGGCGCTTGGGTAGAGGGGAGCAGCAGcaaccgcccccgcccccgcctcctcccGGGCCCCTCCGGCCACTGGCGGGCCCTTCTCGGAAGGGCTCCCTCAAAATCCGCCTCAGTCGCCTCTTTCGCACTAAGAGCTGCAACGGCGGCTCCAGCAGTGGGGATGGGGCCGGCAAGAGGCCTtctggagagctggctgcttcAGCTGCGAGCCTGACGGACATGGGAGGCTCTGCGGGCCGGGAGCTGGACGCGGGCAG GAAACCCAGGTTGACAAGAACTCAAAGTGCCTTTTCTCCGGTCTCCTTCAGCCCCCTGTTCACAG GTGAAACTGTGTCGCTTGTGGATGTGGACATCTCTCAGCGGGGCCTGACCTCTCCACACCCTCCaactccccctcctcctccaagaaGAAGCCTCAGCCTCCTAG ATGCGTTTCCCCGGATTGCTCCCATCCGAGCAGCTGAATCCCTGCACAGCCAGCCCCCCCAGCATCTCCAGTGTCCGCTCTACCGGCCCGACTCAAGCAGCTTTGCAGCCAGCCTTCGAGAGTTGGAGAAG TGTGGTTGGTACTGGGGACCAATGAACTGGGAAGATGCAGAGATGAAGCTGAAAGGGAAGCCAGATGGCTCTTTCCTGGTACGAGATAGCTCTGATCCTCGTTAcatcctgagcctcagtttccggTCACAGGGTATCACCCACCACACGAGAATGGAGCACTACAGAG GAACTTTCAGCCTGTGGTGTCATCCCAAGTTTGAGGACCGCTGTCAATCAGTGGTGGAGTTCATTAAGAGAGCCATCATGCACTCCAAGAATGGGAAGTTTCTCTATTTCTTGAGATCCAGGGTTCCAG GACTACCACCAACTCCAGTCCAGCTGCTCTATCCAGTGTCTAGATTCAGCAATGTCAAATCCCTCCAGCACCTTTGCAGATTCCGAATCCGACAGCTCGTCCGGATAGATCACATCCCGGATCTCCCACTGCCTAA ACCTCTGATCTCTTATATCCGAAAGTTCTACTACTATGATCCTCAGGAAGAGGTATACCTGTCTCTAAAGGAAGCGCAGCTCATTTCCAAACAGAAGCAAGAGGTTGAACCCTCCACGTAG